From Sphaeramia orbicularis chromosome 21, fSphaOr1.1, whole genome shotgun sequence:
gattGTAAGAATTGTATTGTTTTCTATACACCAAATAGCTTGTTCTAACAAGTTCTTTTTCAGGATTGGACTGGTCAGAGGAcagtgatgaggatgatgaagacgatgaagagtCAGAAAGAATTTTTCCTTTTCAGAGCTCTTGGAGACCACAGAATGGGTTGGTGTCTTAAGATTTAAAGTGACAGCATTAAAGCTGAGCTGACATTTATTATCTTGACATTTGCgtatttcttttttgtctttttttaatttaaagacTAGAAGATGAGAGTGGATCCTCCAGGAGAACACGGCTACTTAGGATTTGCTCGTACCTCCAGGAGAAATACAAGCACATGTGCAGGCAGGAGAGGGCGAGTATCCGCCAAAAGAGATACCGCTATGCCTTCCGCAAAGCCCTGCTGCACGCTGCCAGTAATAACCCTGACTGTGCTGGTCAGCTGATACAGGAGTTACGTGGTGCCTCTCAAAGTTCCTCAAGGTATGCAACAAATGCTACTTGTTTATCAGTTAAGATTAGTGTAAATGGAGTGTGATCAGACACTGTGGTTTAAAAAAGACATTGATACGAAACAGTGTATTTGTCTAATGACACTGAGTGTTCCACTAATATTCCTGCTGTTTACATGCAACCATTCACTCACCTGCCCTAATACGTTGTTTATCATATGGAATGGCTGCAGCTGCCTGGAAGTTTTGCCTGTTGGTATCAAAATTGGTTTAGAATCAAGGTTTTCCATCACCGCCACCCTTGTTCTTGAAAAGCACAACTTTACATTATTTGCACATATCTAAAAGCCTGTTGATATCCAAGTATTTTATAGTGTTTAAAATTCTGGTTTTCCCTTCTGACCAGAAATTTtgattttcattgtgtgtttgcATATCTATACCCCACCTTTTGAAATGACTGGCTAGTTGTGTGTGTACAATGCACAGAGCCAAGCTGCCAAAAACTGAAATGCAATGCATATTCCAATAGTACTGCCATATGTCTCATGTCTTAAATGGAAAAAGCTACATTTGGAGAGTGGCATAATTTTGTATGTGGCCCAATTTAATTTCCaatatcaaatcaaataaaacggAATGTTAGTTAGTGTGAACGctatgtaaacattgtcattttaacatacttgctGTCATCCATCTGTGACCTCCAAGAgagaaaatattcataaaaaagtCTGTATACATGCTTTCCAAAATACTCAGTCCACTGTCATAGTAGTAGCTAtgttgtgcatatttgtgtgaATTGTGTTGCAGAGTCATTCAGTGCTCACTCAGTCCTGGTTCTGATTCTTAACAGTGTGGCTCCAGCAAAGCTGCAGAATACAGATACAGGGATCTGCACCGGCAGCACAAAGGGACAGGCCTGCAACAACAGAGCTCTGCCCTTCACTCGACACTGCTTTCAGCGTATCCTTTGCCCGACTTCACTTACTGTATTGTTGCATTGTTATACTGTTTCAGGATTGTTGTTATCTAATTGGAAATAATGTTTTTTCATTCAAAGTGGGATGCCTCACTCGGTATCACACACCCTCTGTGTTGAGTGTTACTTCCTTTACTGTTGTGTGCAGACATTCTGTTAAACCGTTCCCAACAGCTCTTTGCTAGTTGCACAGCCAAATTTGCAGATGGTCAGCAGTGCTCCATCCCTGTGTTTGATATCACACACCAGACACCACTCTGTGAAGAACATGCCAAAAAGATGGTGAGATCAATGTTTAATGTTCTCCTTATTGTTCTGTTTGATTTAATATTGTATTTGTTTGTACTGTTACATACGACTCAAAGAAAATGCTCCTCCACACAACCCACACAGGATAATTTTCTGCGTGGGGATGGTAACAGACGAGTGCAGcaccagcagcagcaacagcgcAAGCCACGTAAAAAGACCAAGCCACCGGCGCTCACCAAAAAAcataagaagaagaggaggagagggccTCGGAGGCCTCAGAAACCCATCCCTCCAGCATTGCCACAGGGGAACCTGGGAATGCCTTCTACAAGCCTAGCAATGCCTTCGCAGGCCAGCATCAGGTTTGTGCCACTCATCCCTTAGCAACTGAGTGTTGAGATCCAGTTACATCAACGATACCTTCACTCACAGGCTCTGGTGTCACACATTTGAAGGGTTTCTTTTTCACCACTAGGTGTTACTGCCTTCCGTCTCAACAGTTCTTCTTCTCATCTCTTTGGCAGGAGCCCTTCAACTCCAGATCTGAGTACAGACGAGCTTCCTGATGATATCACCAATGAAATGGCAGACATTCCAAATGACCTTGAACTAAACCAGGAGGATTTCTCTGACGTGTTACCCAGAATCCCTGATGACCTGCAGGACTTTGACTTGTTTGAAGGTTGTGAATTTTTTAGtgactttattttattcagttattACACATAATGCAATCAGTAAAACAATGTAGACAGTATGAACAGAGTCTCTAGTTTACGTATAAATTACAAAGATCTACAAATTTCTTGGAACTTATTtgcttcagagataaaatgtaataaatcttGCATATTTTGATGAGTTGGAAGGGAAAATGATTAAAGtactggttagctcatgttttcaagatatatgATAAAATGTTATTACATATATACAGAAATTTGCGTACATTTATATGATTTATAAATCTTACGTTGGAAGGAATCTGAGAAGTGAATGTATTctgatgtgcagacagtgttttaaagtagaaCTGGTACTTCAAAGACAAACCTTAATTTTAAGTAAAACAAATATGAGTGATATATATTCAGTGTATTGTGACTTACAGAGAGTGTatgatcatcttctacaatatgaAAGTTCTTAGACTAGCCAGTGTATTTAAAtctgttcctcgtgccagtatcttTGAggactaaaatgttcagttggtaCTTTGCAGACAATGGAAAGCCTACCTTTGAATCCCAACTGAGAATGTAACAAAAGGGGGTGTTGTATAGAGTATCTAGCCAATCAGCAAAAATATGTTACATATTTTATAGTCTTCCAAATCATTACATTTCATAGCATGGGAGTATTTGATAAGATAGGACTATAGTTAAGAGCCTTATTAACACGTATGGTAGATTTTCTTCCTGAACTTTCTGacgcctgtgtgtgtttgtgtgtaggtaAGAACGGGGAGCTCCTGCCGACCACAGAGGAGGCTGAGGAGCTGGTTCGTGCGCTACAGGCAATGGGGTCCTATACGGATTCTTTGGTGTGCCTGACCTCCATGGGTGAACTAGCCCCCTCTGAAGGAGTGGACCAACGAGCCATGACTGTGTTTTCTGGTCCGGTCCAGCCGGGGGGCATGGGGGACCTGCTCAACAGCCGCATCCCTACGGAAAACTTCACCAGCCTTGAGCTGGAGGACAATCTACTGCAGTCCACTGGGGGACACTTTCCTCCCTCACCACCATCTCAGCCCTCAAACCAGCCCCCAACATCATGCTCCAATCTGACCTCATCTTCTTCCACAGCAGCCCCCTCCACCACCTCCCTGCTCACTCAGACCTCCCTATCAGAGCGAACGTTTTCACGGACACACACATCCAACGTTCTGTCAAAGTCAGATGCACCCACATCGTCTTCccaaggcagccactacaacagtGACCACGTGCCATCCCCGTACAGTGACCACATATCTTCACCCCACGCCACATCCTTCCCAACAGATACCCCTCTGCTACTCGAAGTCCCTCTCAGTGGGGTACCAGGACCCCCAC
This genomic window contains:
- the ino80da gene encoding INO80 complex subunit Da, giving the protein MYEGKHIHFSEVDNKPLCSYSPKLCKQRRLNGYAFCIRHVLEDKTAPFKQCEYVAKYNSQRCTNPIPKSEDRRYCNSHLQVLGFIPKKERKKKHDALEEMRSRAHLESVALNITVPSLAMKPPNGLDELPPSPPCSRLLPLPDGELLDPFAFYEDDTDGEEVGAPRKGSAIKKKLQSRLVLNQKLCHDTDLFQSPPEHFSPSPVPRVHSSSPLNAHLPRQQSGLLQPPQHSSVTSFIFPGQQQGLLCNPPPPQTVNFLPPGMPSNAVPSSVQPSSLSRKMPFTATHLPVSCKDSGSNSQRHVVVMHPAAFSPSATCLARLQHLVQLCAKRHLEHGDLFPHLGLDWSEDSDEDDEDDEESERIFPFQSSWRPQNGLEDESGSSRRTRLLRICSYLQEKYKHMCRQERASIRQKRYRYAFRKALLHAASNNPDCAGQLIQELRGASQSSSSVAPAKLQNTDTGICTGSTKGQACNNRALPFTRHCFQHILLNRSQQLFASCTAKFADGQQCSIPVFDITHQTPLCEEHAKKMDNFLRGDGNRRVQHQQQQQRKPRKKTKPPALTKKHKKKRRRGPRRPQKPIPPALPQGNLGMPSTSLAMPSQASIRSPSTPDLSTDELPDDITNEMADIPNDLELNQEDFSDVLPRIPDDLQDFDLFEGKNGELLPTTEEAEELVRALQAMGSYTDSLVCLTSMGELAPSEGVDQRAMTVFSGPVQPGGMGDLLNSRIPTENFTSLELEDNLLQSTGGHFPPSPPSQPSNQPPTSCSNLTSSSSTAAPSTTSLLTQTSLSERTFSRTHTSNVLSKSDAPTSSSQGSHYNSDHVPSPYSDHISSPHATSFPTDTPLLLEVPLSGVPGPPRSSWNNLPLPLTDPTQFGNLIGSESHLISTSLSTPPATTHSVTLQPMAALSAMPQSGLTGLATPPAPSSSLPSSSHDLLTSTQPKQQLPQFSAAFGHQLASHSGIPKDVQPSHSSTAPPAGFSIVSATAASANSATPPFTQSK